AAGGTgtcggcggcggaggagaggggcgaggtgagcgtgctgcgcctcacCGGCGAGCTGCACAACATCCTCTTCCGCACCTCAGCCGCCTTCTTTAAGAACGTGGTGTGCTCTtccgcggaggaggccctGCAGCACCCGTTCGCCGTCGACGTAGTCGACCACGTCGCGTTTCaacctctgccgctgcgctacGACGTGGCTCTCACCGTCCAGCTGAACCAAGCTACCGCGTCCTCTGTAGCAGCGATGGATCGCACTCCGGCTGTCATCAAGAAGAGCACTGTCTGGCGCGCCCCACGCGCCGAGGCGATCCAGGATACGCTGCGAGTGCTGAAGGAAGCACTCGGTGTGCGGTGCAGCTACATCACCGTCTGGCAAACCGACGCAGATCGTCTGCAGGTTGTGGTGCAGCTCACCAGTGAGGCCGAGGGCCGCAACCGCCTCACCCGCGGCCCACCCATCGaagacgccaccgctgtcgagCGCTTCAACGCCTTCTGGGGCGCCGGCGTCACCTCGACGCGCCAATTCAGTGATGGCGCCATCTACCGCTGCGTGCTGTGGACCTTTCCGGAGGACCagggcacgcacacgaccGTCGCCTTGTCCGCctcgacggtgctgcgccgcgtcgtcgagtttgcgctgcgcgcgcacatcgCGCCCGAGGCGACAGTGACGGTGCTGCTTGGCGGCCTGGACGGTTACCTCGTGGAGCGAGTCGGCGGCGAGTGGCGTGACGTCGCCCCGCTGATGCAGCGCAGCCTCCTTGAAGCAACCAAGGCGGTGCAGTACATGCTGCAGAACCTGCCGCATGGCAGCGTTCCGTGTCGCATCGTCTCCTTCgacgtcatcgccgccagcGAGCGCCACGCCGAGGTGTTCCCGGTTCGCCCGCACTTGGCTCTCACGTACACGACGGACGACCTCTCGGACGCGAGCTTCGCGGGACTGAGCACGGCGCCAACGATCGAGCCAATCCACTGCGTGCTGAGCATCGACGACAACCACAAGATCCCCGACACCATGGAGGCGATAGCGATGATGAAGGGCGCCATTGTCGCCCAGCTGGCCAagacgctgcaggcgcaCTACGGAGAGAAGAGCAACACCGGCACCCGGTCGCAGACGGCTCGcaggaaggcggcggagggtgccagtagcagcagcgacatTGTGCGCAGCCCGATCCGCACCCAGTGCACCAGCCAGTCGGTCGATATCATCTACCGCGGCTACCTCTTCCGCGTTTACGCCGCCCATTACCGTGAAGTGTCTCTCCTGCGTGCATTGAAGCGTGACACGGAGGCGAACGTGCTGGAGATGAAGCTACACTGGACCGCACAGCATGCCAAGTTCATGCGCACCATCGCATTTGGGCACCACAGCTACTCGCATGCAGTGAGGCTGGCGAAGCGGTGGATGAGTGCCATGTGTCTCTACGAGTTTGTGCAGCCGGAAGCCGTCGAGCTGCTCGTGGCGCACGCGTACCtgcagccggcgccgcacacgcccaAGACGCCTGCCGGGGGTTTCCTGCGCTttgtgcagctcctcgccgcGCATGACTGGTCGACACCGCTGGTGCTCCCCTTCACCGACGATGACAGTGACAAGACCgccgtagcggcggcggcgctggtgcgcaaGCTTGGCGATCAACAGGGCATGTTCATCGCCACACCGTACGCGCCGGCCGCGAGCCCGTTCACGGCGCTAACGCCGCGGCCAATGATTATGGGCCGTCTTGTGCAACTTGCCCAgtcggtggtggccgtgctgctgcgccacctcgagGGCCACAACGCGGCAGCTGGTGAGGTGGAGGCGTTCACCTCCAGCCCGTGCGCCTTCGACTTTTCGATGAAGTTCCAcccgcgcctgctgctgcagcctgACCGAGCCCTCAGcatcggcgcggcggcaccgtcggtGGCATCTGCGCAGTCCGAAGCGGCGCATCGTAATGGCATCGTGCCAGCTTCTAGCGAGGCAGACGCGCTGGTCGCAGAGgaagctgctgcggcagccaaCGCCGTCATCCGCATCTGGCAACTGGACGAGTTGGACGCGGACACAAACGGGCGGGAGTACATCAATCAGCTCGTCGAACGCGAGCCGGCAGCGCACGCCGTGCGCATCGTccgtgcagcgctgcgtgagcgTGGTATGATGTTCTACGACGCGCTCGCTCCGTCCTCCCTCTACGTGGTGAGCGTCAGCGCCGAAAGGCAGGTCACCAAAAGCCGCCAGCTGCACGACGCCATTCTGCAGGTGGGGCGAGGCGCACttctgccggcgccgccgagcgcGTTCAATCCTGTCGCGGAGACGGCGCATGAcccggccgctgctgcacgcatCCAGTCGGAATCCGAGGAAAACCTCGAGGACGACCATGATTGCaaccaccatcatcaccgtgCCCCCGCGCAGCGCAGGGGGAAGGTGCCTCTGCCGCTCCGCCAAGCCGCCTCGGACACGAAGAGCAAGAAAAGCAAGGCGTTTGCACGCCAGTATCCGCTGCAGGACCACAAGCGCAGTCGCAGTGACAACGACTGCTGCAGTccggctgccgctggtgttgcggaggcagcgcatgcaaagaaggcgaagaaggaaaCGGCGGACAGGGCCAGCCCTTTTACAGCAGCCTCGCccacgacagcggcagcagaggggcGCTCTCAGAAAGCCTTCAAGGTCAAGAAGGCTTCCAAAAAGTGACGCGACACGTGCGCTcacgtgcatgtgcgtcgCGGTCTTGTGTTGTCGTTGTGCTTTCTTCTTAATCGCCACGAATAACGGAGCGCATCGCCAGAGCAAGGACTAACGTGTACTaaccctccctccctccctgttTCCTGTCCTTGGGCTTGCCTGATGGTCTGCCGTGCGTTTCTTTGAGGCACGGGCGTACGTGTGTCGTGATcgatgggggagagggagaggagcggccggggggagggggtgcgcgaGTGAGGCAGGGACCACCTCAGAGCAGAGTGGGGAAGTCTCTCTTCCGCTGAATAAGCAGCGGTGTTGCAAAGGACATGCGGGGGAAGACGGTGAGCGAGTTGCGCAATGGGGAcgggctgcggtgcctcTCGAGATATGTAGTGCGTACTGGCTTGCCAGCCCCCCTCCTTGTCCCACACGCACCAGCAAGAGGGGGGGGCATCTCAGCATAACACCTCGCCCATCACACCTCTTCGCCGTCTCCGGTATTattccctccctcttcttaATGGCATCTGCGCCTACTTTGAACACGGtaacagaaaagaaaacgactCTCaagcgctgccgttgcggcatgcgtgcgtgagcATGGGGTCTCCTCTTCGTTGTAGAAGTGTGTGCCCACTGAGAAGGCCAGCACGCGCGTCGATGGAGGAGAGGACTGCTGGGCCTGCCTATGTGCGTCTGTGTCCTTGCCTACATCAGCACCGCTGTTTTGCTGGTATGGCTGATGCGGGTGGGCAAAAGAGGGCAGATCGGCGGACCCCTTTTCGCCCTTCGTCGGCGAAGGGGTGCACGCACAGCTGTTGCTGAACACAAGCAACTTGAAAACCCTGCCGTATgcacttccccccccctccccctacacaaacacacgttCCCGCTTTTGCTCGCTGGCACGCGCGGTGCGCATCATCGTCTCCAGAAGGGCTGCCGCGCatcggcacacgcgcacacaagtcCACTtctgcttctctccctcctctctcctcatcctcccCCATACGATGCGCTACTCACAGCGGTAGTCAGGTTCTCGGTATGATGCTTTCGCGGAGTGGCAGAGGGTCACTAGTGCGGTGCGTGGCTGTAGCcgtgcgcagcttcgccgcgACAACATCGCCGTTCCTCTGTTACTCCTCCTCGCGGAGAAAACGCCGTGTGTCTAGCGATCAGCATCGCGACAGTCTGCTGTGTCACACGGCATCAACGACTGCAcctgcaccggcggcggtgccgacgcAGCGAACGCGTCCTCGTAGCGTTTTGAAACGGACAtcgctgctcgagcagctccgTGATCGTAATGATGGCGAGAGCGGCACGGCAGAGCTGAGCAAGGTGCCAGCTGGCAGTGCCCTCGTAGCGTCTGGGACAGCAGCGTCGCTGGCGGCTCCTGTGCGCTATCCTGCGGCCGCTGTGTCGCTGCCGTATATTAGCTCGTCCGAATTCGTTAGTGTACCCCGCccaaagcagcagcaacaagtGTGGTCGTCACATGGAAcgcacagcaccgcagcagcagcgcctctgtCCTCGCCCACTGCCTCTGCAcagctggagcggcagcagcaagccCTACGCGACGCcttcacacacgcacgacagTACCACAATGTGCGTCTTGCCAAAGACCCCGGCGTCTACCGCGCAGAGTGCCGGGCTTTCCGCCAGGCCCACCGAGGTCGATCGCCGACGCAGCAAGAGGTAAGTCGCACCGTTGCCGTTCCCTTGGCGCCGGTCGCCGCGCTCAAGACACTAGCCCACACGGATGCCACGCGATCCTCGCTGCACGCCGCGACCGAGGCCGCCGTGTtgctgcacagcgccgtgGTGAAAAATGAGCTcgtgaagagcagcacgccgcagcTCGTCCGCTGCCTTCGCTGCTTTCACGTGTACATAGCCCGCCCGCGAACGCTGTGGGGAGGCGAGGTGGAGCAGAGCGGCATCGAGTACGAAAAGGCACAGAAAGCGCATCGACTTCAGAGGCCGGCACCTGGCAAGCGTGCGAGGAGCGTGGGCCGGCGTCGACGCGCACATGAAGAGGACCCGATCTGCTGTCCAAAGTGCCGCAGCCCTCGCGCGCAGTGGATGATGGAGTACGTGCACCACCACACTCACGAGCGAGTGTGAGAACGGCGTGCAGCTTTGCCAGTCGCCGCTGTGCGCGGAGGTGTGGGCctcgtgcaccgccgccgttctGTATCCCACACCTCCACGCACTGTGTACTGGAGTTGTGCATGCTGCCCACCTCGCCCCTGTGGCAccgtggggggggggggggcacagtcacccctccccctctcgcccccTTTCACAACCCCATCTCTCACAAACATCATAGGGCATAATGCGACGGAAGCGGCCGCAGAACAGTGGGCCGCGACTCGTGTCTGCAAGGGAGCAGCACCCATTCTACTCCCTGCGGCGCACGCAAGGCGCGCAGCCCCTTCCTCTGGTCTGTCGtaacaccgccaccaccgccaatGGGGCATCCGCGAGACGACATCATTGGATGCTCGCCACCCGATCACTCCGCAGCCTTCCGACTACCATCGCCAGATGTACGTCCCTTGCCCCCGCACCACTCTCTAGCCCTTCTCCTCATCTTCCATCACCTCCCGGGCAGTGTACCCTCTCACGTAGAGCGCCCAAACCACGGAAAGAGCCAGAGATACAGGCCACAGGAAACGCCGCGCAGGTGCTGTAGCCCTGCTAGAATATCAGCACACCCTGCCTCAGAGGAGTTTAGTGGGCACGCCGGCGGGTGATGCGGCACCGCGAGTCCCTCTTCGTTTTGACTGATTTCGCTCTCTACCCCACCGGAATGGCCGTTCTCCGATGCAGCGCTGTCACCGCAGCGAGCCGCCCCCTGGCCTTCGTGCTGGCGCCCTACACCGAACCCTCGTTCAATCTTCTAGACTACTTGGGTACTTGCACCGACACGGCGCTCGTCctctgcgtcgccgtcgcacgactccttctcctctgcctcaTGTGGTTCAGCCGCGCTGTCGCCCCGATCGCCCTTGGTGCTCCAGGGGGCGCATTCGTCTTCGACACGGGTGAGGAGCTCTACGACGACGCACGCTTCTCGATGGTGCGCAACTGGGACGGCGTGCACATGTTCTTCATTGCCCAATGCGGGTATCTGTATGAGAGCCAAATCGTCTTCTTTCCTGGTTTACCGGCGCTGATCCGCGGCCTGGAGCACGTCACACGGCGACTCATCCCTGTTCTGCACCGAGTTGCACCAGTTGCCTTCTATGTGTGCCTGGTGAACATAGCTGCCTCCTGCCTTGCTGGCGTGGTGCTTCGACGTCTCACCATCCTGACATTTCTAGGGCCCGAAGCGGTGCGATGCACCTGCCGGTGGCGCCCGTCCAAGCTGTCTCCGTCGACCCCTGAGTTGGAGAAGCCGAGAAAGTATGCAAAGGCCCAACTCGACGTGGCAGCGGAAACGACGATGCAAAGCACGACAGAGGCGACCGTCTGCTACCGTCTTATGTGTAGAATGATCGGCACGGTCCTGGAGGCGCCTGACATCCACGCCCCGCTCCCCGCAgccgtggcggaggcgaaggcagacgcgctgcgccgtcgccgcgtgGTGGGTGGAGCAGCGCTGGTGTGGATCATCACACCCGCCATGGTGTTTGCCGTCGCCGTGTACACGGAGAGCCTATTTTCGCTAGCCACAATGCTAGGCGTGTACTTCCTCGCGTGGCatgagccgctgccgcaggctgtgcagctgcgtaTCGCGTCGTATCTGGCGAGTGTCACGTCGCCTGGCTCAGCTGCAAGAGCAACAGAAAAAGCATCGGTACCAGCACGACTTGTCCCCCCTGCCCCTCTCGTTCAGCAGTGGGCCTTGGCGACAAACGATGttggcgacggtgccgcggcacgcagccgcaTCCCCGGGATTGCCTCACTCCTGCCGAGCTTCACCCATGGAGCGCCCAGGGCAATCACGGTGAAGTGGGAGCAGCGCTTCCTCAGCAGCacagaggtggcggcggtgctacTGTTCACGCTGGCCGGCACCTTTCGCTCCAACGCATTTACCTACGCTGGATTTCTGATCTTCCCCATCTGTGTGCAGGTGGCTCTGCCGGCAGTGTACAGGGCGCAGGCTTCCGCGGTGCTGGCTGGAGTGTCAGCGCGTGCGGTCATGTCTGCGGCTGCaaagcgcggcggcgcaaggGATGGTCGTGCAACCGTTGTTGTGCGCTGCCCCACTCTCCGCCCACCTCTGCAGCGCATGCCGCACCCGCTTCGCATGTGCATAGTGGCGCTCGAGTGCATCtgtgtggcgctgccgtACATTGTCATGAACTACATGGGATATCGGCGTTttgtgctgcagctgtgggacgccgccgccaagaAAACGATGGGCCAAGCCTTCTGGCGGCTGTACCCCATGCTGCAGAAGAAGTACTGGGGCGTGAGCCTCTTCTCCGCCTACACGTTCGCCAACTTCCCCAACGTGGTGCTGGCGCTCCCAGTGGCGGTGCTAACCGCATGGTGCCTCCACGCCCACTACTTGGCGCCAGCATGGGCAAACCTCAGagccacgacggcggccgccgccggagcACGGCGCATGAGGTGGCAGCATTTGTGGATTGCCgccatgccgctgctgagctccTCGAACGTGGCGCACCTTGTCGGGTTATCGACGCTGGCCCTGACCCTCATGCACGTGCAGGTGACAAATCGTTTTGTCACGACAAGCCCGGCGCTGTACTGGCTGCTTGGCATGCAGCTTGCATCGAGACCGACGAGCCGCGCTACCAAGCTCACCCTGCTGTGGTGCATTCTGTGGGGCATGGCTGGCGGTATTCTCTTTCCGAATCACCTTCCCTGGACGTGAAGAAGGTGCACGTGGCACGCGCTCGCACGGGGACTCGTTTTGGCCTCTGCCGTGCTTTCGAGTCCGCGGGGAGTCGCTTTCTCGGAGTGAGggtgaagagagaagggcgtgCTTCTCCCGCTCTGCCCCTAGGCACTGgccctgtgcgtgcgtgcgtgcgctggaggTAGCAGCGGGGAGGGGACTGGAGAACTGCAGAGACGCGCAGGTCTTGAATGCTGGAGAAGACAGCGATAGAAAAGAGCCAGTGCATCATtacgcatgcgtgcatgagTGAGGACACAAGAGAAGATGCGCAAGTGGAACCAGTTGCGGAGAGTTGTGCTGTCGAATCTGCTTTGCCTCGCTGAGgaggcagcgcacacgcaccggtGCATGGCGGGGGTACAAAAGGAGAAACGCGCCTCGTCCAGCATCTTCCAGTGC
This DNA window, taken from Leishmania major strain Friedlin complete genome, chromosome 18, encodes the following:
- the GPI18 gene encoding putative mannosyltransferase-II, with translation MRHRESLFVLTDFALYPTGMAVLRCSAVTAASRPLAFVLAPYTEPSFNLLDYLGTCTDTALVLCVAVARLLLLCLMWFSRAVAPIALGAPGGAFVFDTGEELYDDARFSMVRNWDGVHMFFIAQCGYLYESQIVFFPGLPALIRGLEHVTRRLIPVLHRVAPVAFYVCLVNIAASCLAGVVLRRLTILTFLGPEAVRCTCRWRPSKLSPSTPELEKPRKYAKAQLDVAAETTMQSTTEATVCYRLMCRMIGTVLEAPDIHAPLPAAVAEAKADALRRRRVVGGAALVWIITPAMVFAVAVYTESLFSLATMLGVYFLAWHEPLPQAVQLRIASYLASVTSPGSAARATEKASVPARLVPPAPLVQQWALATNDVGDGAAARSRIPGIASLLPSFTHGAPRAITVKWEQRFLSSTEVAAVLLFTLAGTFRSNAFTYAGFLIFPICVQVALPAVYRAQASAVLAGVSARAVMSAAAKRGGARDGRATVVVRCPTLRPPLQRMPHPLRMCIVALECICVALPYIVMNYMGYRRFVLQLWDAAAKKTMGQAFWRLYPMLQKKYWGVSLFSAYTFANFPNVVLALPVAVLTAWCLHAHYLAPAWANLRATTAAAAGARRMRWQHLWIAAMPLLSSSNVAHLVGLSTLALTLMHVQVTNRFVTTSPALYWLLGMQLASRPTSRATKLTLLWCILWGMAGGILFPNHLPWT